The following are encoded together in the Bacteroidales bacterium genome:
- a CDS encoding UPF0175 family protein has product MNKITLNIPESINLTNFDLTVYVAAKMYEDGLVSAGQASEIVGISKRAFIEILGKYGVSLFSQSVDDLEKEIANTKCLS; this is encoded by the coding sequence ATGAACAAAATAACATTGAACATACCGGAAAGCATCAACCTGACAAATTTCGATCTGACAGTTTATGTTGCTGCAAAAATGTATGAAGACGGGCTTGTTTCAGCCGGACAGGCTTCCGAAATTGTTGGCATTTCCAAAAGGGCTTTTATCGAAATCCTGGGTAAGTATGGCGTGTCGCTATTCAGTCAGTCGGTAGATGATCTGGAAAAAGAGATAGCCAATACTAAATGCCTAAGTTAG
- a CDS encoding fibronectin type III domain-containing protein → MRRIEMKMSDSSFQVVHEESGKRTATFSGLTPNTVYYFKIFGYRGAGPTIGYKTDDPIQQVSIEAK, encoded by the coding sequence ATGCGACGAATTGAAATGAAGATGAGTGATAGCAGTTTTCAGGTTGTTCACGAGGAATCCGGCAAACGGACAGCAACCTTTAGCGGGCTTACACCCAACACGGTGTATTACTTTAAAATATTTGGTTACAGGGGCGCCGGCCCTACCATCGGCTACAAAACCGACGACCCCATTCAACAGGTAAGTATCGAAGCAAAATAA
- a CDS encoding endonuclease: MPTTLRSFSALLLLSLLTSVLFAQIPPNYYNSAQGLTGASLKTALHNIIDDHTEKSYDYLWTAFQTTDDKSNGKVWDMYSDLPGNPPYEYTFSADQCSEATAPYENYCYNREHSWPRSWYGGAEDVPMYTDLFHVYPTDAWVNEQRSNFPYGQVNSPSTTTQNGSKLGSCSYPGYSGTVFEPIDAYKGDFARTYFYMVTRYEDLVATWYSNSSEANAVLQPNTFPVFETWFLNMLIAWHNADPVSAKEIDRNNAVFAIQGNRNPFIDHPEYVQCVWATCLEDEPANHATDFSAHTITLNWADATGATLPDGYLVRMSNQGFDNILAPDDGIPVTDNFWNKNVPYGKQTATFGGLTPNTVYYFKIFGYRGAGATIGYKTDGAIQQVSIEAK, from the coding sequence ATGCCTACAACGTTACGCTCATTTTCCGCACTGCTTTTACTCTCTTTGCTTACATCTGTCCTTTTTGCGCAGATACCCCCGAATTACTACAACTCAGCGCAGGGACTCACCGGCGCCAGCCTCAAAACAGCCCTGCACAACATCATCGATGACCATACGGAAAAATCCTATGATTACCTCTGGACGGCCTTTCAGACAACCGACGACAAGTCCAACGGCAAGGTGTGGGACATGTACAGCGACCTCCCCGGTAATCCTCCCTACGAGTATACCTTCTCCGCTGACCAATGTTCAGAAGCCACTGCTCCCTACGAAAACTATTGCTACAACCGTGAGCACTCCTGGCCGCGAAGCTGGTACGGCGGCGCCGAGGATGTCCCGATGTACACCGACCTTTTCCATGTTTACCCCACCGATGCCTGGGTGAACGAGCAGCGGTCGAATTTTCCCTACGGGCAGGTGAACTCACCCTCCACCACCACGCAAAACGGCAGCAAGTTAGGTTCATGCAGTTATCCGGGTTACTCCGGCACGGTGTTCGAACCCATTGACGCCTACAAGGGAGACTTTGCCCGCACTTACTTTTACATGGTGACCCGCTACGAAGACCTGGTGGCCACCTGGTACAGCAACTCCAGCGAAGCCAATGCCGTGCTGCAGCCCAATACTTTTCCGGTGTTCGAAACCTGGTTCCTGAACATGCTGATTGCCTGGCACAACGCCGACCCCGTATCGGCGAAAGAAATTGACCGCAACAACGCCGTGTTTGCCATACAGGGCAACCGCAACCCTTTTATTGACCACCCCGAGTATGTGCAGTGTGTGTGGGCTACATGCCTTGAGGACGAACCCGCCAACCACGCCACCGACTTCTCGGCGCACACCATCACGCTGAACTGGGCCGACGCCACCGGCGCCACCCTCCCCGACGGTTACCTCGTGCGCATGAGCAACCAGGGGTTTGACAATATCTTAGCCCCCGACGACGGAATCCCCGTTACCGACAACTTCTGGAACAAAAACGTTCCCTACGGCAAACAAACCGCAACCTTTGGCGGGCTGACACCCAACACGGTGTATTACTTTAAAATATTTGGCTACCGCGGCGCCGGCGCTACCATCGGCTACAAAACCGACGGCGCCATCCAACAGGTAAGTATCGAAGCAAAATAA
- a CDS encoding DUF2283 domain-containing protein: METTDVKEMEKALPYFLKHKTVWASYDSEADVLYLHFKKPNHADNSEMTEDEIIIRYEKKEIIGLTILNASQRIN, translated from the coding sequence ATGGAAACAACAGATGTAAAGGAAATGGAAAAAGCTCTTCCCTATTTTTTAAAGCATAAAACAGTGTGGGCATCCTACGACAGCGAAGCCGATGTGCTTTATTTACATTTTAAGAAACCCAATCATGCAGACAATTCAGAAATGACGGAAGATGAGATTATTATCCGCTATGAGAAAAAAGAAATTATTGGTTTAACCATATTAAACGCAAGCCAACGAATAAATTAA